The Paenibacillus yonginensis genome segment CGGGCATCTTCTTCCGGAACCCCGGCTCCGATTAGCGGGACTGCAAGATGGTCCCCGGTTTCCCAAAGCTCGGATCCGGCTGCCTTCTTGGCGGCCGGACCTACTGCCTTGGCTTCACCTCTGGCTCCTTCCAATACCTCAGACACGCCTCTCAGAACCCCAAAAATGCTGTTATCCGCCGTTCCGCTGTCCGGTGTCTTTAATCCAGTATCTGCCGAAATACGATCCAACTCCTTGTAATCTTTCGCAATAACAGATATGTCTCTTTCTTTAATTCCTTTCTCCTGCAGATCGGCAATCAACAGGGACACATCTTGTCTGGCCGTAAAAAGACCCGCTACAAGCTTAGGCATATCATTCGCTCCTTCTGCATCTGCATCTTGCATCTGCTTCTGCTTCACTCTTCTTTGCTATTACCTAATTAAACCTCCTTCATCCTTGGGAAACGGAGAGCTAAAATCATAAATTTTAATTAATTTCGATAGGTGTGATATTTATCACTTATAATAAAGACATAAGAGATGATCATCTTACAAAAGATAAGAAAGTGAAGAAAATAACAATCAACCAAAATAGACTCTACCAAAGGAGAGATTGATATGTTTAACAACTGGCTGAGAACCAATAAAGTGGCCATGTGGCTGCTGACCGTAGTACGGATTTACCTGGGATACCAATGGATGACACACGGCTTTGAGAAATTGACAGGCGGCTTTGACGCCGGAGGTTTCCTGCAAGGGGCCATCGCCAAAAGCACCGGCGAAAATCCTGTCGTTCAAGGCTGGTGGGCCGCATTCCTGGAACACGCCGCTCTGCCGGGCGTAAACTTCTTCAACGTTCTGATCCCGCTAGGTGAATTTCTGGTAGGCCTCGGGCTGATCCTTGGTACCTTCACCACCTTCGCCGCTCTGATGGCGGTTGTGATGAATAC includes the following:
- a CDS encoding general stress protein, translating into MPKLVAGLFTARQDVSLLIADLQEKGIKERDISVIAKDYKELDRISADTGLKTPDSGTADNSIFGVLRGVSEVLEGARGEAKAVGPAAKKAAGSELWETGDHLAVPLIGAGVPEEDARHYHDEVAKGRFLVLVQCESDLAKFVNEQMNNHHSLPMN
- a CDS encoding DoxX family protein, whose protein sequence is MFNNWLRTNKVAMWLLTVVRIYLGYQWMTHGFEKLTGGFDAGGFLQGAIAKSTGENPVVQGWWAAFLEHAALPGVNFFNVLIPLGEFLVGLGLILGTFTTFAALMAVVMNTAFLFSGTVSTNAQMLILEIFIVVAAANAGKIGLDHWVMPYLRNLFKHNGKHKGTETPAPQGRKKIA